The DNA sequence TCGACCAGCTCCCCGACGTAGGCGATCTTCTCCCCGCCGTAGAGGTCGATCTTGGAGATGTACGCGCGCTCCAGCAGGTCCCCGAAAAGCCTGACGAACTCCTCCCGTTCCCGGTCGGTCCGAGCCTGCCAGTGTCGGGCGAGGGAACGCTTCGCGGTCTCGGCGAAGTCGAAGATGTCGTTGGCCACCTTCCGGACCGCCGCGCGCCGGTCCTTCCCCTTGCTGTCTTCTTTGAGCGCCGGGTCCTCGAGGATCTTCACGACCTTGTCGATGGCACCCCTGAGCTGGTCCGTCGGAGCTCCCGCCGACGCCGGCACCGCCAGCAGGGCGAGGAGC is a window from the Candidatus Rokuibacteriota bacterium genome containing:
- a CDS encoding ABC transporter substrate-binding protein → MMHSRYPSLVLAGLLALLAVPASAGAPTDQLRGAIDKVVKILEDPALKEDSKGKDRRAAVRKVANDIFDFAETAKRSLARHWQARTDREREEFVRLFGDLLERAYISKIDLYGGEKIAYVGELVDGDVATVRTKIATPQGTEVPVDYRLLRRGDRWLVYDVSIEGVSLVSNYRTQFNKIIQTSSYQELVKKLKTKQEEFAGAEDSKVKAPATKR